The Sphingosinicella flava genome includes the window TCGCGACCGGACGCTCGGACTATCCCAATCAAGTCAACAATGTGCTGGGCTTCCCCTTCATCTTCCGCGGCGCGCTCGACGTGCGGGCGACGACGATCAACGACGAGATGAAGATCGCGGCGGCCCATGCCATCGCCGAACTCGCCCGGCAGCAGGTGCCGGAAGAAGTGGCGGCGGCCTATGGCGGCAAGGCGCAGAGCTTCGGCCCCGATTACATCATCCCCGCCCCCTTCGATCCGCGCCTCATGGAAATGGTGCCCACCGCCGTCGCCCAGGCGGCGATGGACAGCGGAGTCGCGCAGAAGGGGATCGAGGACATGGCGGCCTATCGCATGGCCCTGCGCGCGCGGATGAACCCGACCACGTCCGTCCTGACTCTTGCTTACGAAGCGGCGCGTGCCAATCCGCGCCGGGTGATCTTCGCGGAAGGCGAAGAAGAAGTGGTGCTTCGCGCCGCCGTCGCCTTCCGCGAGGGAGGCTACGGCATTCCGGTGCTGGTCGGACGCGACGATGTGCACGACCGCTTGCGCGCGATGGGCGTCGCGGACCCTGAATCCTACGAGGTGCATAACAGCCGCAATTCGCCGCTCGTGCCCCGTATGATCGACCATCTCTACGCTCGCCTGCAGCGGCGCGGCTATCTCGCCCGCGAGGTCGAGCGGATGGTGAAGCAGGACCGCAACACCTTCGCCGCCGCGCTTCTGGCGCTCGGCGAGGGCGATGCGCTGATCAGCGGCGTCACCCGGCCTTACGCGCAGACCTACAGCCAGCTGCGGCGCGTGATCGACGCGGCGGGCGCCGTGACGCCGTTCGGCATGCATGTCCTGGTCGGGCAAAGCCACACCGTGTTCATGGCCGACACGACGGTGACCGAGCGGCCGACCGCGACCCAGCTTGCCGACATCGCCGAGCACGCGGCGGCCGTCGCCCGCCGCATGGGGCACGAGCCGCGCGTCGCCTTCCTGTCTTATTCCAATTTCGGCAATCCGGAGGGGAAATGGCTCGACAACGTGCGCGACGCCGTGACCCTGCTCGATCAGCGGCAGACCGATTTCGAATATGAAGGGGAAATGTCGCCGGACGTCGCCCTCAATCCAGCGATGGCGGACAAATATCCGTTCATCCGTCTGTCGGGACCGGCCAACATCCTCGTCATGCCCGGCCTGCAATCGGCCAATTTGTCGGCGAAATTGCTGCGCGAGCTGGGCGGCGATTCGGTGATCGGGCCGATCCTCGTCGGCATGGACCAGCCGGTGCAGATCGCGCCGATGTCGGCGACCGCATCGGATCTCGTCACGCTCGCCGTCCTGTCGGCGGGAGGAATTGCCCGCTGACATTTCAGTGCTCCGGCGAAAGCCGGAGCCCAGCGGCACTAGTCGAATGACTGGGCTCCGGCTTTCGCCGGAGCACAAATCTGCCTGTCTCTTATTGCGGCGTGGGGTTGGTGCCCGCGCCCGGCGCGCCGACGGTGCCGATATTGCCGAACAGCTCCTCCAGGAAGCTGCGGTCGCGGCCGAGCGTCGGCGTCTTTTCGTCATAAGGCTGGATCGAGGCGACCTTGTCGATGCCGGTGCGCTCGGTGGTAAGCACGTTGCCGGCTTCGTCGAAGCGAATGTGCAGCACCGACTGAGTCGCGGGGCGCGGCAGGTTGAAGCCGAACTGCTTCGTGACGCGCGTCACATAATACCAGTCGCGCTGGTCGAATTGGCCGACGAAAGTCGGACGGCCCAGCGTGCCCGCCACGGACTCGCGATTGTCGACGCCGGGCTGGATGGAGGCGGTCAGCACCGGATCCTGCATATAGCCCTGACGGTCGGTGATCTGGCCGCAGGCGGAAACGAGCGCGCTGGCGGCGAGGAGGGAGGCCAAAGCGACGCTTCGTCCGATCCGGAGGGTCATGCTGAATAAACTCCTGAAAACATCCGGTGCACGCTTTGCCCCGGCGTCCGCCTTGCAGGCCGCGATTGGAAACCCCAATATGCGCTCCTGCACCGGCGGCGCAAGTCCGTCCGGGCGACAAGAGGAAAACCCATTGTCTTTTCTGGAACGCCTTTTCGGCAAAAGCCGGCAATCGTCACGGTTGCAGCCACTTTATCGGTCCATCGTCGCCACCGGGCGCGACCCGGTCTGGTATCGCGACGGCAGCGTGCCGGATAGTGTGGATGGACGGTTCGACATGATCGCCACCATCCTCTCCCTCGTCTTAATCCGGCTTGAACAAGGCGGGGAGGCGGCGCGGGCCGACGCGGCGCTCCTGACCGAATTGTTCATCGCCGACATGGACGGCAATATCCGCCAGATGGGCACCGGCGACCTGATGGTCGGCAAGAATATCGGCAAGATGATGGGCGCGCTCGGGGGCCGGATCGGCACGATGCGCGGGGCGCTCGACAGCGGCGAGGGTCTCGAGGGGCCGGTCAGCCGCAACATCTTCCACGATGCGCCCCCGTCCGATGCGGCGGTGTCGTTCATCGCCGCGCGCCTCGAACGCTTCCACAATGCGCTTGGCGAACGGCCCGTCGAGGCGGTGATCGCCGGGGATTTGCCGGCCCTATGAGCAGCCAAGCTGAATTCAGCCGTCCGGTGCGCCTCGACACGCTGCCCGCGACCGGCAAGCCGATGGCGGTGGAAGCCGACGCCACCGAGCGCGCGGCCCTTGCGGAACGGTTCGATCTCGTCGCCATCGACCGGCTGGCGGCGACCCTGACGCTGAAGCGGGACGGCACGGCCGTGACCGCCAAAGGCCGCCTTGAAGCCGCGGTCACGCAAAGTTGCGTCGCGAGCGGCGTGCCCCTGGAGGCCGTGATCGAAGAGGACTTCGACATTCTCTTCCGGCCGGAACCCGTGGACGCCACGCCGGACGATGAAATCGAATTGAGCGAGGCCGAGTGCGATGTGGTCTTCTATCAAGGCGCCATGATCGACGTGGGTGAAGCAGTGGCCGAGACCCTGTCGCTCAGCCTCGATCCTTGGCCCCGGGCGCCGAACGCGGAGGAGGCTCTGCGCGAGGCGGGGGTGAAAACCGAAGAGGTAGCCAAGCGCGAATCCTCGCCCTTCGCGGGTCTCGCGGCGCTCAAGAAAAAGTGATCGTCATTCCGGCGAAAGCCGGAATATCGTGGCGGAAGAGCGCGTTCTGGCCCATGAGATCCCGGCTTTCACCGGGATGACGGTGTGGGGAGGAGCCGGTTGGACGGCCGCCGGACCGTCAGAACGGGACGTCGTCGTCCAGGTCGCTGTCGAAGGCGGGCGCGGGGCGCTGCTGGGGGCGGCTCTGCCCGCCGCCGAAGCCGGAGGATTGGCCCCCGCCAAAGCTCTGATCGTAGCCGCCATCGTCATAGCCGCCGCCCGATCCGCCGCCACCGCCAGAACCGCCGCCGCGCGCATCGAGGAGGACCAGTTCGCCGCGGAAGCGCTGCAGCACGACCTCGGTCGAATATTTGTCCTGCCCGTTATTGTCCTGCCATTTGCGGGTCTGCAGCTGGCCCTCGAGATAGACCTTGGAGCCCTTGCGCAGGTAGGATTTGGCGACCTTGCCCAGATTTTCGTTGAAGATGACGACGCGGTGCCACTCGGTCCGCTCCTGACGGTTGCCGTCGCGGTCCTTCCACGTTTCGGACGTCGCGACCGACAGGTTCACCACCTCTCCGCCATTGCCGAGCGAGCGGGATTCGGGATCCTGCCCGAGATTGCCGACCAGAATTACCTTGTTGACCGAACCCGCCATGTAAAAAGCTCCTAAAGACCTGCCGCGATTGCCAGCCAGTATGTCGTGCCCGCCGCCAGATAGGCAAGGCCGAACAGATAGGCCAGCATGAATGCCGGCCACTTCCACCCGTTCGTTTCCCGCCGCGTCACGGCGATGGTCGACAGGCATTGCGGCGCGAAGACGAACCAGGCGAGGAAGGCCAAGGCGGTCGGCAGCGACCAGCGGCCACGCAGCCTTTCGATCAGCGACTGCTCGGTCTGCGCCTCGTCATCCGATTCGATGGAATAGGCCGTGGCGAGCGCCGATACCGCCACTTCGCGCGCGGCCATGGCGGGGATGAGGGCAAGCGCGATTTCGTGGTTGAAGCCGATCGGGCGCACCACGGTCTCGAGGCCGCTTGCGAGCTTGCCGGCGATCGAACTGTCGAGCGTCGTCTCGCCTTCCTTCGGCTGCGGGAAGGAGAGCAGAGCCCAGAGTATGATCGTCGAGACGAGGATGATGGTGCCCGCGCGCTTCAGGAAGATCGCCGCACGCTGCCACAGGCCGATGGCGACGTCGCGCGCGCTCGGCAGCTGATATTTAGGCATTTCCATCATGAAGCTTTGATGGCTGCCCTTCGCCACCGTGCGGCGGAGGATGGCGGCGGCGGAAAGTGCGCCCACGATGCCCGCGAGATAGAGGCCGAAGAGGACCAGGCCCTGAAGGCCGATGCCGGACCCCACATCTGCGGCCGGGATGAAGGCGCCGATGATGACGGCGTAGACGGGCAACCGCGCCGAGCAGGTCATGAGCGGGGCGATGAGGATGGTTGTGAGCCGGTGCTTCGGATCCTCGATCGTGCGGGTCGCCATGATGCCGGGCACCGCGCAGGCGAAGGAGGAGAGGAGCGGGATGAAGGCATGGCCGGAAAGGCCGACCCGCGCCATCAGCCGGTCCATCAAGAAGGCGGCACGGACCATATAGCCGGTGGCTTCGAGCAGAAGGATGAAGAGGAAGAGGATCAGGATCTGCGGCAGGAAGACGACGACCGCGCCGACGCCGCCCAGAACGCCGTCGACGATCATCGAGCGCAGGAAGGTGTCCGGCATGGCGTCGACCGCCGCGCCCTGCAACGCCGCGACGGCGCCTTCGAGCCAGCCGACCGGCGCTTCAGACCAGGCGAAGACCGCCTGGAAGATGAAAAACATGATAAGCGCGAAGATGATTGGGCCCGCCACGGGATGAAGGGCGATACGGTCGATCAGGCCGGTCGTCCGGTTCCCGGCCGATTCGCCGAGCACGGACGCGCGGGCGATGGCGCGGGCGCGGCGCTGGACGGCAGTGAAATCCTCGTCCGGGGCGCGGGCGCGGCGCTCGGCGGTGACGGCAAGACTCAGCGCTTCCTTCAGGCTGTCGATGCCCCGGCGACGCACCGCGACGGTTTCGATGACGGGCACGCCCAATTCCTCTGACAGGCGGGCGATGTTGATGGTGAGTCCGTCGCGGGTTGCGAGGTCGACCATATTGAGCGCGACCACGGTGGGCAGTCCGAGGCCGATCAGCTGCAGCGCGAAACGCAGGTGATTGTCGAGATTCGTGGCATCAAGGACGATGAGGAGCGCGTCGGGCAGCCTTTCGCCCTGCTGCCGCCCGATCACCACGTCGCGGGTCACTTCCTCGTCCGGGCTCGACGGATCGAGGCTGTAGGCGCCGGGCAGATCGACCAGCTCGACCGGGCGTCCATCGGCGAGCGACAGGCGGCCCGACTTCCGTTCCACGGTGACGCCCGGATAATTGCCGACCTTCTGCCGCGCGCCGGTCAGCATGTTGAAGAGGGCGCTCTTGCCAGCATTGGGATTGCCGACGACGGCGACGAGGGGAATGGTGGTCATTTGACCTCCACCCGAACCGCCCGGGCTTGGGCGCGCCGCATCGCGACCGTCATCCGGCCGATCCGTACCGCCAATGGATCCTTGCCAAAGGGCGCGGCGTGTAGCGCCTCGATCGCGACGCCCTCGTCGAAGCCGAGATTGCGCAGCCGCCGGGCGTCGCCGCCGCTGAGCTGCGGCCAATCGATCGCCGTCACGACGGCGGGCGTCCGGAATGGAAGCTGATCGAGGCTGAAGGACGTGGCGTTCATATTGATGCGAGTGATTATCAATAACTTTCGGCAAAAGCCAGACTTGAGTCGGCAGTCCCGGCGGCTCATTTTGCGGCGGTGGCGGAGCGCTCCACCGCAAATGGCCCCCTCCGATTGACATAGATCAATCCGTTCGAATGGCCGCCATGGCTTTTGGAACAAAGCGGGATGGCGAGCGATTCTAGCCTGCCCTGAACAGGGCAGAAACGAAGGACTGATCATGGCCACCTACCGTCTTTACCTCCTTGGCGACCGTCACCGCGAAATCCGCTCCTACAAGGAATTCAACGCGGCGAGCGATGCGCAAGCGATCGCGATCGCGGAGGATCTGCGCGGGATGGAAACGGTGGAATTGTGGTCGAGCGGCAGGCGGGTGAAGCGTTTCGCGTCGCCCTTTCAACGGCCCGCGACCGCAATGGCGGGCCCAACCCTGCGGATGGCGTCCTAAGCCTTATATCGCGGGGTAGCGCAGGCGGCCGAGAAAGCGGCTGAGGCTCGGCACGCGCTCGCCGCCGCCCTTCCACTGCGCCTTGAACTTTTCGAACCGCATCACGTCGTCGATGCGACGGTCGAGGAAGCCCTTCGTTTCGGCCAGACCCTCGCTCTCGTCGTCCATGAAGACCAGCATCGTCGAGGTATAGAGGGCGGACAGAATGCCACGCTTCGAATAATGGTTGAAATCGGTCGCGGTGTCGCCCGCCAGGCGCCACATGCGGTCCGCCGCACGCCAGGCGAGCTTGGCCGCCGACAGCGCGTTTTGCGGCATGGAGAGGATGGCGAAGGCGCGGCGCAGGGCTTCCTTGTGCGGTGCCATCGCTTCGATCCGGTAGAGGACGAGATCGCGGATGCGCTGGCGGATCTTCATTCCGGCGATCCGCTCTGGCGGGAAAGCGGCCGCCATGCCGCGGTCCGTGGCGTCGAACCAAGCGTCGATCATCTGGACGGAGCCGCCCGGAAAGGCGAGCTTCGCGCGGTCGGCGGGAACGCCGAGTTCCGCGGCCGCCATGGCGAGCGCCTTGTCGCTCCAGCCGTCGAAGGCGGCATTGCCGGGGATGAGCGGCGCGAGCGCATCGCGCAGCTCGTCCAGCGTCATCTCTATGGGCGGAATGAAAGCGCTCGCCATATCGTCTCTCCTTGTCCCCAAGATGAGGACGGCGCGGCCCGCTTGCAAGCTCAGCGGCGGTCGGGAAGGCGGATCAGGACCAGCGCGATGCAGATGAGCAATGCGCCGGCGAGGTCCGCGGCGCCAAGCCGCTCGTCATAGGCCAGCCAGCCGATCAGCGCGGTGACGGCGGGCTGGGTCAGGAGGCCGAGCCCGACGATCAGGGGCGAGAGATAGCCCATGGCGTAGAGGAGCAGGCCCTGCCCCATCACCTGGCTGCCGAGCGACAGGAGCAGCAGGGGC containing:
- a CDS encoding NADP-dependent malic enzyme, translated to MSESNITFSEAEALHFHAKGRPGKIEIVASKPMATQRDLSLAYSPGVAVPVRAIAANPACAYDYTAKGNLVAVISNGTAILGLGNLGALASKPVMEGKAVLFKRFADVDSIDLELATEDVDAFVNAVALLEPSFGGINLEDIAAPSCFIIEQALRERMNIPVFHDDQHGTAIITAAGIINACLLTGRALKDVKVVVNGAGAAAIACTELIKAMGVRHDHVIMCDRQGVIYQGREGGMDQWKSAHAIATDARTLKEALAGADIFLGLSAAGALKPDMVTDMAAQPIIFAMANPDPEILPTEAKAARPDAIVATGRSDYPNQVNNVLGFPFIFRGALDVRATTINDEMKIAAAHAIAELARQQVPEEVAAAYGGKAQSFGPDYIIPAPFDPRLMEMVPTAVAQAAMDSGVAQKGIEDMAAYRMALRARMNPTTSVLTLAYEAARANPRRVIFAEGEEEVVLRAAVAFREGGYGIPVLVGRDDVHDRLRAMGVADPESYEVHNSRNSPLVPRMIDHLYARLQRRGYLAREVERMVKQDRNTFAAALLALGEGDALISGVTRPYAQTYSQLRRVIDAAGAVTPFGMHVLVGQSHTVFMADTTVTERPTATQLADIAEHAAAVARRMGHEPRVAFLSYSNFGNPEGKWLDNVRDAVTLLDQRQTDFEYEGEMSPDVALNPAMADKYPFIRLSGPANILVMPGLQSANLSAKLLRELGGDSVIGPILVGMDQPVQIAPMSATASDLVTLAVLSAGGIAR
- a CDS encoding outer membrane protein assembly factor BamE; the encoded protein is MTLRIGRSVALASLLAASALVSACGQITDRQGYMQDPVLTASIQPGVDNRESVAGTLGRPTFVGQFDQRDWYYVTRVTKQFGFNLPRPATQSVLHIRFDEAGNVLTTERTGIDKVASIQPYDEKTPTLGRDRSFLEELFGNIGTVGAPGAGTNPTPQ
- a CDS encoding ubiquinol-cytochrome C chaperone family protein codes for the protein MQPLYRSIVATGRDPVWYRDGSVPDSVDGRFDMIATILSLVLIRLEQGGEAARADAALLTELFIADMDGNIRQMGTGDLMVGKNIGKMMGALGGRIGTMRGALDSGEGLEGPVSRNIFHDAPPSDAAVSFIAARLERFHNALGERPVEAVIAGDLPAL
- a CDS encoding YceD family protein; this encodes MSSQAEFSRPVRLDTLPATGKPMAVEADATERAALAERFDLVAIDRLAATLTLKRDGTAVTAKGRLEAAVTQSCVASGVPLEAVIEEDFDILFRPEPVDATPDDEIELSEAECDVVFYQGAMIDVGEAVAETLSLSLDPWPRAPNAEEALREAGVKTEEVAKRESSPFAGLAALKKK
- the ssb gene encoding single-stranded DNA-binding protein → MAGSVNKVILVGNLGQDPESRSLGNGGEVVNLSVATSETWKDRDGNRQERTEWHRVVIFNENLGKVAKSYLRKGSKVYLEGQLQTRKWQDNNGQDKYSTEVVLQRFRGELVLLDARGGGSGGGGGSGGGYDDGGYDQSFGGGQSSGFGGGQSRPQQRPAPAFDSDLDDDVPF
- the feoB gene encoding ferrous iron transporter B — encoded protein: MTTIPLVAVVGNPNAGKSALFNMLTGARQKVGNYPGVTVERKSGRLSLADGRPVELVDLPGAYSLDPSSPDEEVTRDVVIGRQQGERLPDALLIVLDATNLDNHLRFALQLIGLGLPTVVALNMVDLATRDGLTINIARLSEELGVPVIETVAVRRRGIDSLKEALSLAVTAERRARAPDEDFTAVQRRARAIARASVLGESAGNRTTGLIDRIALHPVAGPIIFALIMFFIFQAVFAWSEAPVGWLEGAVAALQGAAVDAMPDTFLRSMIVDGVLGGVGAVVVFLPQILILFLFILLLEATGYMVRAAFLMDRLMARVGLSGHAFIPLLSSFACAVPGIMATRTIEDPKHRLTTILIAPLMTCSARLPVYAVIIGAFIPAADVGSGIGLQGLVLFGLYLAGIVGALSAAAILRRTVAKGSHQSFMMEMPKYQLPSARDVAIGLWQRAAIFLKRAGTIILVSTIILWALLSFPQPKEGETTLDSSIAGKLASGLETVVRPIGFNHEIALALIPAMAAREVAVSALATAYSIESDDEAQTEQSLIERLRGRWSLPTALAFLAWFVFAPQCLSTIAVTRRETNGWKWPAFMLAYLFGLAYLAAGTTYWLAIAAGL
- a CDS encoding FeoA family protein, which codes for MNATSFSLDQLPFRTPAVVTAIDWPQLSGGDARRLRNLGFDEGVAIEALHAAPFGKDPLAVRIGRMTVAMRRAQARAVRVEVK
- a CDS encoding COQ9 family protein; the encoded protein is MASAFIPPIEMTLDELRDALAPLIPGNAAFDGWSDKALAMAAAELGVPADRAKLAFPGGSVQMIDAWFDATDRGMAAAFPPERIAGMKIRQRIRDLVLYRIEAMAPHKEALRRAFAILSMPQNALSAAKLAWRAADRMWRLAGDTATDFNHYSKRGILSALYTSTMLVFMDDESEGLAETKGFLDRRIDDVMRFEKFKAQWKGGGERVPSLSRFLGRLRYPAI